In a single window of the Photobacterium profundum SS9 genome:
- the pdxH gene encoding pyridoxamine 5'-phosphate oxidase: MDLSDIRREYTRGGLRRNDLPDEPLPLFKKWLQQAIDAKIADPTAMTVATVDESGQPFQRIVLLKHFDRDGFIFYTNLGSRKALHLSHNSKISLHFPWHAIERQVHITGEVEKLSSLEVMKYFTSRPKESQIAAWASKQSNRISARQALEGKYLELKQKFAQGKVPVPTFWGGYRVKINSIEFWQGGENRLHDRFIYSHESSHWNIDRLAP; this comes from the coding sequence ATGGATTTGTCTGATATTCGTCGTGAGTATACGCGAGGTGGGCTACGTCGTAATGATTTACCAGATGAACCACTACCTTTATTTAAGAAGTGGTTGCAGCAGGCGATAGATGCCAAAATTGCTGATCCAACGGCGATGACTGTTGCTACTGTCGATGAATCAGGTCAACCTTTTCAACGTATCGTTTTACTGAAACATTTTGATCGTGATGGCTTTATTTTTTATACCAACTTGGGTAGTCGTAAAGCACTTCATTTAAGCCATAATTCAAAGATAAGTCTGCATTTTCCATGGCATGCTATTGAACGGCAAGTTCATATTACAGGCGAGGTTGAAAAACTGTCGTCGTTAGAGGTTATGAAATATTTTACCTCTCGCCCTAAAGAAAGCCAAATAGCGGCTTGGGCAAGTAAGCAAAGTAATCGTATTTCTGCACGACAAGCGTTAGAAGGCAAATATTTAGAACTGAAACAAAAATTTGCCCAAGGTAAAGTACCTGTACCTACTTTTTGGGGGGGGTATCGTGTGAAAATTAACTCGATTGAGTTTTGGCAAGGTGGAGAAAACCGTCTGCACGATCGTTTTATATATTCCCATGAATCATCACATTGGAATATTGATCGTCTAGCACCTTAA
- a CDS encoding sensor histidine kinase, with protein MQKKKYLTLLIIIGLLLSGLIANVTYQQAKTHLSDKIINDVNQLGEKLDAQLSRYSQLPEVLSNDPRLLAPLISDKTSVIPISQQYQTTSRLLQTWSNNINADTIYLINQGGNTIAASNWQSDKSFVAQNYGYRPYFKEAVAGNLGQYFALGISSQKRGYYFSAPVYEQDKIIGVLVIKVDLSLIEDIWQYDQIEYAIADQKGVIFYSSEENWLYRSLTILDDQQRKQVVASRQYGETELNALSEYQDLTTFDRQEISSIKTPENGKKNAYLIAHHSMDKAGWNIYGFSPISTAYLYVMQAIVIFTAFYMLLCFALMSWLQTILTKKELAQLNDKLEQLVVERTHNLLETNQQLRDTIEQYERSQAELRQTQNELVQAAKLAMLGELSASINHEINQPLAAMRTYAENSRKLLVKERYDSVANNIDEIIKLNIMVSEIIARLKIFARKTSIETNSCTVAANSIRSSISLLRNKLIKGGVILRLGELPDNIQVRADAVQLEQVLINLLHNAIQALEHTYSPQIGVQLTDQGDSVEIRVWDNGPGLSESQKQRIFTPFFTTKKDGLGLGLTISKRIIDSFSGSLIIQDHSEGGAEFIINLPCITKEVQ; from the coding sequence GTGCAAAAGAAAAAATACCTCACTTTACTCATCATTATTGGGCTGCTGCTTAGTGGACTAATAGCCAATGTGACTTATCAGCAAGCAAAAACACACCTTTCCGATAAAATTATCAATGATGTAAACCAACTTGGTGAAAAATTAGATGCCCAGCTATCGCGTTATAGTCAATTACCCGAGGTGTTATCTAACGACCCACGATTGTTAGCACCGCTTATTTCAGATAAAACATCAGTTATTCCTATTTCGCAGCAATATCAAACAACTAGCCGTCTATTGCAAACATGGTCTAATAATATTAACGCAGATACCATTTACCTCATTAACCAAGGTGGTAATACGATTGCGGCAAGTAACTGGCAAAGTGACAAAAGCTTTGTTGCTCAAAACTACGGCTACCGACCTTATTTCAAAGAGGCGGTAGCTGGAAATCTTGGCCAATATTTTGCGTTAGGCATCAGTTCGCAAAAACGCGGGTATTATTTTTCAGCCCCCGTTTATGAACAAGATAAAATTATTGGCGTATTAGTGATCAAAGTCGATTTGTCTTTAATAGAAGATATTTGGCAATACGATCAAATTGAGTATGCTATTGCCGATCAGAAAGGCGTCATATTTTATAGCTCTGAAGAGAACTGGTTATATCGTTCACTGACTATTTTAGATGACCAACAGCGAAAACAAGTCGTTGCTTCGCGCCAGTATGGTGAAACAGAGCTCAATGCACTCAGTGAATACCAAGATTTAACGACCTTTGATCGCCAGGAAATCAGCAGTATAAAAACACCTGAGAATGGAAAAAAGAACGCCTATCTTATTGCGCATCACAGCATGGATAAAGCAGGTTGGAATATTTATGGATTTAGCCCAATCAGTACTGCCTATCTATATGTTATGCAAGCTATCGTCATCTTTACTGCTTTTTATATGCTGCTATGTTTTGCCCTTATGTCTTGGTTACAAACCATACTGACTAAAAAAGAATTAGCACAACTCAATGATAAATTAGAACAGTTAGTCGTTGAACGAACACATAACTTATTAGAAACCAACCAACAGCTACGCGATACCATTGAACAATACGAGCGTAGCCAAGCAGAATTAAGACAAACTCAAAATGAATTAGTACAAGCCGCAAAATTAGCCATGCTCGGCGAGCTTTCTGCCAGTATAAACCACGAAATCAATCAGCCATTAGCAGCAATGCGCACCTATGCGGAAAATAGCCGCAAGCTTTTGGTAAAAGAGCGCTATGATTCTGTCGCTAACAACATCGATGAGATAATTAAGCTCAATATAATGGTGTCTGAAATCATTGCACGACTTAAAATTTTTGCTCGTAAAACATCAATAGAAACCAATAGTTGTACTGTTGCTGCTAACTCAATTCGCTCATCGATCAGTTTATTACGCAATAAACTGATCAAAGGCGGGGTGATTTTACGCTTAGGCGAACTGCCAGATAACATACAAGTTCGCGCTGATGCCGTTCAATTAGAACAGGTGCTTATCAACCTGCTGCATAATGCAATTCAGGCACTAGAACATACGTACTCACCTCAAATCGGCGTACAGTTAACTGACCAAGGTGACAGTGTTGAAATTCGTGTATGGGATAACGGCCCAGGGCTCAGTGAATCTCAGAAACAACGTATTTTCACCCCTTTCTTTACCACAAAAAAAGATGGATTAGGCTTGGGACTCACTATTTCGAAAAGGATCATCGATTCTTTTTCTGGCAGCCTGATCATTCAAGATCATAGTGAAGGTGGTGCAGAATTTATCATCAACCTGCCTTGCATTACTAAGGAAGTACAATGA
- a CDS encoding phosphatase, protein MQFLVDTHTHTISSGHAYSTVLENAAAASQRGLEMFCVTDHAPTMPGAPHFWHFANQRVIPRLLHGVAVLRGVEANILNIEGEIDLDERIINQLDWVMASFHEPVFRYTNKSDHTQALLNVIRSGRVDAIGHPGNPNYDFDFESVFKEAAKHNVVMEINNSSLSGSRVGSEIRCEDIAMYIKEIGGRITTGSDAHFAADVGNFESVEPLLKKVNFPIESIITRHSRSFLDFLEERGKKAISELAHL, encoded by the coding sequence ATGCAGTTTCTTGTTGATACACATACGCACACAATTTCTAGCGGCCATGCATATAGTACGGTATTGGAAAATGCCGCGGCAGCCTCGCAAAGAGGGTTGGAAATGTTCTGCGTGACAGATCATGCCCCGACGATGCCTGGAGCTCCGCATTTTTGGCATTTCGCAAACCAACGGGTTATCCCTCGTCTTCTTCATGGGGTTGCTGTTCTACGTGGCGTTGAAGCGAATATTTTAAACATTGAGGGAGAGATTGATTTAGATGAGCGCATTATCAATCAATTAGATTGGGTTATGGCGAGCTTTCATGAACCCGTATTTAGGTACACCAATAAATCAGATCATACCCAAGCATTGTTAAACGTTATTCGATCTGGGCGTGTTGATGCGATTGGGCATCCTGGGAATCCCAATTACGATTTTGACTTTGAATCTGTTTTTAAAGAAGCGGCTAAGCACAACGTTGTGATGGAAATAAATAATTCATCATTAAGTGGTTCACGTGTTGGTAGCGAAATCCGCTGTGAAGACATAGCAATGTATATAAAAGAAATTGGTGGTCGAATTACAACGGGATCTGATGCTCACTTCGCTGCTGATGTGGGTAACTTTGAAAGTGTTGAACCATTATTGAAAAAAGTTAACTTCCCAATCGAGAGTATTATAACTCGTCATTCTCGTTCTTTTCTTGATTTCCTTGAAGAGAGGGGTAAGAAGGCGATCTCAGAATTGGCTCACCTCTAA
- a CDS encoding PAS domain-containing protein, whose protein sequence is MKDNIDPSLLHIFNQLPGCWGCKDEDSVFVYANSEYGKIIGVEHHLDCIGRTDYDMPSPTIEYAPSFQEQDLQVMTSGLRMRVLDIHPYSDGSWRAHLFTKTPWKNEENKTVGTIFSGVELTDTAILEVGHWICRAAGISKNDQASFSLDLHNQKVAINTRESEVLFLLLYGKKPQYLAKVLNVSVKTVENYVLRLREKFNANSKAELIDLALDLGFGSHIPESMLKRQLSVILKE, encoded by the coding sequence GTGAAAGACAACATTGACCCATCCTTGCTCCATATTTTTAATCAACTTCCTGGCTGCTGGGGGTGTAAAGATGAAGATTCTGTCTTTGTTTACGCTAATTCAGAATACGGGAAAATAATAGGTGTTGAGCATCATTTAGATTGTATTGGTCGCACTGATTATGACATGCCAAGCCCAACCATTGAATATGCTCCGTCATTTCAAGAACAGGATTTGCAAGTAATGACATCTGGTCTGCGCATGCGAGTGCTTGATATACACCCTTATTCCGACGGAAGTTGGCGTGCACACTTATTCACAAAAACACCGTGGAAGAATGAAGAGAATAAAACGGTTGGTACTATTTTTTCAGGTGTAGAACTAACAGATACCGCGATTCTAGAAGTCGGACATTGGATTTGCCGAGCCGCAGGTATTAGTAAAAATGATCAGGCTTCATTTAGCTTAGATTTACATAATCAAAAAGTAGCCATTAATACTCGTGAATCTGAAGTGCTTTTTTTATTACTTTACGGAAAAAAGCCTCAGTACCTTGCAAAGGTACTTAATGTCTCAGTAAAAACAGTAGAAAACTATGTGCTGCGGTTACGTGAAAAATTTAACGCCAACTCCAAAGCAGAATTAATCGATTTAGCATTAGATTTAGGTTTTGGATCGCATATTCCAGAAAGCATGTTAAAACGCCAACTATCTGTAATACTTAAAGAATAA
- a CDS encoding sigma-54-dependent transcriptional regulator, which produces MNKHVIFIDDEKPIRDALGQTLELEDYDVSLFSSAKPALDTIDNHYTGVIISDINMPGIDGLTFLKRALAIDPELSIILLTGHGDITMAVDAMRIGAYDFLEKPFSTETLLDVVKRAGDKRELILENRELRRELEAQSGPGPRILGSNPQIKQLRRILSHIKDTAANVIIQGENGTGKELVARFLHDHSARQNKPFITINCNAIPQTMIESELFGFESSTFSSGQKKRSGKLAHANGGTLFLNEIESMPAPLQEKLLRVLENRNVEPSAINQMMDLDIRFVSATKKDLKVMSERGEFNQDLYYRLNVVSVNLPPLRDRKDDLLILFQNFTRTASTRYGIEHPVISPEQQTKLLEYDWPGNVRELRNLAERLVLMGDTVSLSNEGEISDEQFNLTLSDRVNRFEFTLLCDALKRHNGCLKEAQEELGLARKTLYDKMKKHGIDKYDFKVTH; this is translated from the coding sequence ATGAACAAACATGTTATTTTCATTGATGATGAGAAGCCAATTCGTGATGCACTAGGGCAAACATTAGAACTTGAAGATTACGACGTAAGCTTATTTTCAAGTGCAAAACCAGCATTAGATACTATCGATAATCATTATACAGGCGTGATCATATCAGATATCAATATGCCTGGTATCGATGGGTTAACCTTCTTAAAGCGCGCCTTAGCCATAGATCCGGAACTATCTATCATTCTTTTAACCGGACATGGCGATATAACCATGGCCGTAGATGCCATGCGGATCGGCGCATATGATTTTCTAGAAAAACCTTTTTCAACGGAAACATTACTCGACGTAGTGAAACGAGCGGGCGATAAGCGCGAGCTTATTTTAGAAAATAGAGAACTGCGCCGTGAATTAGAGGCGCAAAGTGGTCCTGGCCCCCGGATCCTAGGCAGTAACCCACAAATAAAACAGCTTCGCCGAATTCTAAGTCATATAAAAGATACCGCTGCCAATGTAATCATTCAGGGTGAAAATGGAACGGGAAAAGAACTTGTAGCCCGCTTCCTACATGATCATAGTGCCCGACAAAATAAACCTTTTATCACAATCAACTGTAACGCTATACCGCAAACGATGATCGAAAGTGAATTATTTGGTTTTGAATCCAGCACATTTTCGAGTGGACAAAAAAAACGTTCAGGAAAGCTTGCGCATGCAAATGGAGGTACACTTTTCTTAAATGAAATTGAATCGATGCCTGCGCCTCTTCAAGAAAAACTGTTACGCGTTTTGGAAAATAGAAATGTTGAACCTTCAGCCATCAATCAAATGATGGATCTTGATATTCGCTTTGTTAGTGCAACTAAGAAAGACTTAAAAGTGATGAGTGAACGGGGTGAATTCAATCAAGATCTTTATTATCGCCTAAATGTTGTGAGTGTGAACCTTCCCCCTTTACGCGACAGAAAAGATGACCTATTGATCTTATTTCAAAATTTCACACGTACGGCATCAACACGCTATGGTATTGAGCACCCAGTAATTAGCCCAGAACAACAAACTAAACTGCTCGAATATGACTGGCCGGGAAATGTGCGTGAATTACGAAACCTTGCTGAACGCCTAGTTTTAATGGGAGACACGGTAAGCCTGAGCAATGAGGGGGAGATAAGTGATGAGCAATTTAATTTAACCCTGAGCGATCGCGTGAACCGGTTTGAATTCACATTACTTTGCGATGCGTTAAAACGCCATAATGGGTGTTTGAAAGAGGCGCAAGAAGAACTCGGCCTAGCAAGAAAAACGCTATACGACAAAATGAAGAAACACGGTATTGATAAATACGATTTTAAAGTAACGCATTAA
- a CDS encoding DUF342 domain-containing protein — protein sequence MSQQPLQLSQQGHTVSLRVEPLDDAEMEVSRGDVYAALSNINANQFFIFENAIDSALEVLNSDSASNISVEPKTIIIAEKRSAMLIVKTSPDLMTASMTIVGAYGGNRVTAKELLSALKDNHIIKGIRKVQLQELLTKGQSLVSGEKLTLTVAFGKPAENGTDSQFKPLVEDISQRVLRPQHKADGTVDMLNLGEMVSVTTSQAIMRRIPATPGIVGFNVIGNDLDCVAGQEVEFTVGDGTAISDNNENLLVATKSGIPLITKNGMQVDDALIVKGVNATTGHINFDGSVVVQGDVTSGMKVTATGNISVSGFVELAELNAGGDVVVINGVIGKPQHSNDGHLACYIKAKGKVTSKFAQYVDIDAGSNVELSLHALHCHIRSQGEVIVLDQFKRYGTLSGGIIEAAYSVKALNIGALAGTPTEISAFSKCYDLRNQLNDTFKLLEDEQIQMNKIREVELKLLQIPSTKRPSELITKVMETKEKHVKKMSSLKEHYRSLQSEYEEVRGAVSIAALNHFFSGVSCRLERLTMNVNEEHGPCRIMYSANKLEIIPL from the coding sequence ATGTCACAACAGCCTCTCCAGCTGTCTCAGCAAGGTCATACTGTCTCTTTACGTGTAGAGCCGTTGGATGATGCTGAAATGGAGGTGTCGAGAGGGGATGTATACGCTGCACTTTCAAATATTAATGCGAATCAATTTTTTATCTTTGAAAATGCGATTGATTCTGCACTTGAAGTTCTCAACAGTGACTCTGCATCGAATATTTCAGTTGAACCTAAAACCATTATTATTGCAGAAAAACGCTCTGCGATGCTAATTGTAAAAACATCACCAGACCTAATGACAGCTTCAATGACTATAGTTGGTGCTTACGGTGGCAATCGGGTGACTGCGAAAGAGCTACTTTCGGCACTGAAAGATAATCATATTATTAAAGGTATTCGCAAAGTACAGCTGCAAGAGTTACTAACAAAAGGGCAATCACTTGTCTCTGGAGAGAAGCTGACTTTGACCGTTGCCTTTGGTAAACCAGCAGAAAATGGGACCGATAGCCAATTTAAGCCCTTAGTTGAAGATATCAGTCAGCGTGTATTACGACCGCAGCATAAGGCTGATGGTACCGTCGATATGCTAAATCTTGGTGAGATGGTGAGTGTAACAACAAGCCAAGCAATAATGCGCCGTATTCCCGCAACACCCGGTATCGTCGGTTTTAATGTTATTGGTAACGATCTTGATTGTGTTGCAGGGCAAGAAGTGGAATTTACGGTCGGTGACGGTACCGCTATTAGTGATAACAACGAAAATTTACTAGTCGCAACGAAATCAGGTATACCTTTAATTACAAAGAATGGGATGCAAGTTGATGATGCCTTAATTGTTAAAGGTGTGAATGCCACAACTGGACACATTAATTTTGATGGTAGTGTTGTTGTACAGGGCGATGTTACATCTGGGATGAAAGTGACAGCGACGGGTAATATTTCAGTGAGTGGCTTTGTTGAACTTGCTGAATTAAATGCTGGCGGTGATGTCGTCGTTATTAATGGTGTTATTGGTAAGCCGCAGCATAGTAATGATGGGCATCTAGCCTGTTATATTAAAGCAAAGGGTAAGGTAACCAGCAAATTTGCCCAATATGTTGATATTGATGCTGGAAGCAATGTGGAGTTATCACTCCATGCGCTACATTGCCATATCCGTTCTCAAGGTGAAGTCATTGTACTCGATCAGTTCAAACGCTATGGAACATTGAGTGGTGGGATTATCGAGGCGGCTTACAGTGTTAAAGCACTTAATATTGGTGCCTTGGCTGGTACACCGACAGAAATCTCAGCCTTTAGTAAATGCTATGATTTGCGTAACCAGTTAAATGATACTTTTAAGTTACTTGAAGACGAACAAATTCAAATGAATAAAATTCGTGAGGTCGAACTTAAACTGCTGCAAATACCGAGTACCAAAAGGCCAAGTGAACTTATAACGAAGGTGATGGAGACGAAGGAGAAGCACGTAAAAAAAATGTCCTCGTTAAAAGAACATTACCGAAGCCTTCAAAGTGAATATGAAGAGGTGCGTGGTGCTGTGTCTATTGCTGCGCTTAACCACTTCTTTTCTGGTGTAAGTTGCCGTTTAGAAAGATTAACAATGAATGTTAACGAAGAACACGGCCCATGTCGTATCATGTACTCCGCTAATAAACTAGAAATCATCCCACTTTAA
- a CDS encoding EAL domain-containing protein — MTLYKQLTLGAIACSFTVCLILFMALCFSNTTVLKNRQENYIEQILSSNITVLTSIINRDIPQKEKTQLVESVLNSLLDQPMISSASFQVNSNSFDKNLTNNKQNNTSASVPAWFKFTFPINSLTVSKQRIDPFVTLTIATNSAYSYQQLWSKTLHSGFIAFVLFFVSLFLTIPLLTYSLRALKKITAYSARLQSGKPYQSILLPPQQDLRTIVKMMNQMHAHLEVNFKEQAHEAVKLRERAYRDEVSGLGNRTFFINELNSWLKKSHNGGLAIIKTTLIDDNYHNFGYESGDSLVKQIASKLNESIIYSDLILARLSIDEFAILVPNITVEKLKLMGETILSVVEKVQLDSSIQDEQSTRVGLLLNDIPTTAGTLLTQLDNALSKAAQDPQQPAVLVKGSQTEAALGKQQWKSLLLESIANNYFVFHFQPVIFKEADIYHFEVLTSIKKGKEEFSAGQFLGALEDLGIGSLFDRHVIQDIIKKLNHNRKLGPLAVNLTYSSISDPTFIRWLGSLLQNNKALAGRLYFEIPESSFIRQPDATGLLCSAMQFNGFGFGVDNYGRHFKSLDYLNEFRPNYVKIDFAYTHQLNDQTKSDLLASISRTAHRLNIKTIATRVETETQLERLSELFVNGFQGYIIEKRNEGLVEKDMIGSLSAPNSIKML; from the coding sequence ATGACTTTATACAAACAACTTACTTTAGGTGCAATCGCTTGTAGCTTTACGGTGTGCTTAATTTTATTTATGGCTCTGTGTTTCTCAAATACTACAGTATTAAAGAACCGACAAGAAAACTATATAGAACAAATACTATCGTCAAATATCACAGTATTAACATCAATAATAAACCGTGATATTCCCCAAAAAGAAAAAACACAACTCGTTGAATCAGTCTTAAATAGCCTCCTAGATCAACCTATGATCAGTAGCGCGAGTTTCCAAGTAAATTCAAATTCTTTTGATAAAAATTTAACGAATAACAAACAAAACAACACGAGTGCTAGCGTGCCAGCGTGGTTCAAATTCACCTTTCCGATTAACTCATTAACGGTATCTAAGCAGCGAATAGACCCTTTTGTAACACTAACGATTGCCACAAACTCGGCATATTCTTACCAGCAACTGTGGTCAAAGACATTACACAGTGGATTCATAGCATTCGTGCTTTTTTTCGTTAGCCTTTTCTTGACCATACCTTTACTTACTTATAGTTTACGCGCATTAAAAAAAATCACGGCATATTCTGCTCGACTACAAAGCGGGAAACCTTACCAATCAATCTTATTACCACCGCAGCAAGATTTACGAACAATTGTCAAAATGATGAATCAGATGCACGCCCATCTAGAAGTTAACTTCAAAGAGCAAGCTCACGAAGCCGTCAAATTACGAGAGCGCGCATACCGTGACGAAGTTTCAGGGCTTGGAAATCGTACTTTTTTTATTAACGAATTAAATTCTTGGCTTAAAAAATCACATAACGGCGGGCTGGCAATAATAAAGACGACCCTTATTGATGATAATTATCACAACTTTGGTTATGAATCTGGCGACAGCCTCGTTAAACAAATCGCATCTAAACTTAATGAATCCATCATTTATTCAGACTTAATTCTTGCTCGTTTATCCATTGATGAATTTGCTATTTTAGTGCCTAACATTACCGTCGAAAAATTAAAATTAATGGGTGAAACAATATTAAGTGTTGTCGAAAAGGTACAACTTGATTCATCTATTCAAGACGAGCAATCAACCCGTGTCGGATTGCTACTAAACGATATACCCACCACAGCAGGAACTTTGCTCACTCAGCTCGACAATGCATTATCAAAAGCAGCACAGGATCCTCAGCAGCCAGCGGTGTTAGTTAAAGGTTCTCAAACTGAAGCAGCACTGGGGAAACAGCAATGGAAATCTCTCTTGTTAGAATCCATTGCCAATAATTACTTTGTATTTCATTTTCAGCCCGTCATATTTAAAGAAGCAGATATTTACCATTTTGAAGTGTTAACATCGATAAAAAAGGGAAAAGAAGAATTCAGCGCAGGACAGTTTTTGGGTGCACTTGAAGATCTTGGGATTGGAAGCTTATTTGATCGACACGTTATACAAGACATAATTAAAAAATTAAATCACAACAGAAAGCTAGGTCCCCTCGCTGTAAACCTGACTTATAGCAGTATAAGTGATCCAACCTTCATCAGATGGCTAGGCAGCTTGCTTCAAAATAACAAAGCACTTGCTGGGCGATTATATTTCGAAATACCAGAATCCAGTTTTATTAGACAACCCGATGCGACCGGTTTATTGTGCTCAGCCATGCAGTTTAATGGGTTTGGGTTTGGCGTCGATAACTACGGACGTCATTTCAAATCACTAGATTACCTTAATGAATTCCGCCCTAATTACGTCAAAATCGATTTTGCTTATACGCATCAATTAAATGATCAAACTAAGTCGGATTTGTTAGCCTCTATTTCACGAACAGCTCACCGATTAAATATCAAAACAATTGCCACAAGGGTTGAGACAGAAACACAGCTAGAAAGGCTTTCCGAATTATTTGTTAACGGATTTCAAGGCTATATTATCGAAAAAAGAAATGAAGGATTGGTTGAAAAAGATATGATTGGTAGTTTATCAGCCCCTAATAGTATTAAGATGCTATAA
- a CDS encoding addiction module component, producing the protein MKQFTITYVIHPHFNIPFKFNISASSEIDSIKNAEETLRTRHPEGVSIVTSNEQY; encoded by the coding sequence ATGAAACAATTTACAATCACTTACGTAATACATCCACACTTTAATATACCGTTTAAGTTTAACATTTCAGCGAGTTCTGAAATTGATTCGATCAAAAATGCGGAAGAGACATTAAGAACACGTCACCCTGAAGGGGTTAGTATCGTGACTTCAAATGAGCAGTATTGA